The genomic stretch GAATGGTTCATATAGATCTGTAAAACCTGGCATAGTACATCCTATACATACTGCACCAGTCCTTGTAGGTCCTCCTACACCCCCAACCCAGCCATATTTATTCCACGGGCAATTTGATACAGGACCTTTACATCCAACTTCAAATAAGCAAGCGGCTGTAGGTTCACCCGGTTGAGTTCTGAACACTCCAGAAGCATACCAGGCCGCTCTAGGACACTGCTCATGGACTGTATATCTGAAGAAATACAAAGGTCTCCAATACTGGTCAAGTTCTGGCAGAGGAGCTAATCCTCCTGCCCATAAAACTAGATTAGCAAGAGTCCTCATTATTCCATTACCATTCGCAGGGCATCCTGGAACAGCAATTGCAGGTTTAACAGAGGCAGAAGAAGATGGAGTTACATCTAGATATACATTAGGATTCTTCACAAAGGTATAGAAGGGTTCGGCCCATTTAGAAGCATCGGGCTGAAGGTTACTACAGCACTCTTGTTTATAGATTTTTGTTAATAATCCTTCATACCCTCTAAGGGGATCGTCAAAAAAGCCTACAGCACCTGTAGGAGATGGTGACCAACTGGGAGTAATGAAGAATGGAGGGGGTTGGTAAACCTTGTCCGATGGTATTCCGCCATAACTTGCACAGTTACCTACAGCTAATACTGCAACAGCATTTTTCAGTAGCATTGCAGTCCATTCATTTAATGTTTTATCACCTAACATACCCCAATAACCAGGATTATTTGGATTGTATTTTCGTGCAGTTGCCTCATCAGGAAAACTTCCTTCTAAAACCAATACGTAAGGGTTCAACTCTCCTCTAAATGCAGCCTCTAATATAGCTGTAGCTTGTTCTCCTTGCTGAGGCATGAGAGAAGGCCAAAATGAAATCTTAACACTTCCTGGTCCCACAAGGGGACTAGCCCCAAAAAGTACTTGGACTACATCAGGGTCGGTAGCCTGTATAATTGCAGTAGTGTTTCCCTCACACGCCTGAGCTTCAAACCAGATTATATTAACATCACCATTTTTTATCATATCTACAGCTTTAGTCACAACTTTATCCCATTCAGGGGCTGCTATCATTGTTGCCGTGAGTGCTAATTTTATAAAATCTCGCCTAGATATTTTGAATGACATTTAGTATATGTTGCGATTCTTGTTATTTTAAATATTTCTTAGATAAATGATACAAACAGTCGTTAAATGATGTTATCCTCTTTCTTCAATAAGAAAATTTTACAACTTTAAAGAGAAAACCAGCGCAATCTAAAACAATAATATTTAAAATTTTACCGATTAAGAATAAATTAATGGAAAAGATAATTGATCCTAGTTTAAGAATAAAAGAACTGCAACTGCTAATAAATGCTAATAAAAAAAATCCGTGGTATCATTTTGAGCTAGCCCAATTATTAGAACTTACAGAGCCTCAAAAAGCATTAGAAGAATACAATTTATCTATTAAATTAGACCCTCACGTAGAAGATTTCCATTACAAAAAAGCCTTGCTTTTACAAAGATTAGGTAAATTAGAGGAGGCATTAAAGGCTTTAGAATGGGCTGCGGTGATAGATTATCAACATGCTTTATTCTATTATTACGTTATAGGAAGTATGTTGGATAGAGAGGGCAGATTTGAAGAAGCTATAAAAGCTTATAAAAAAGCACTAATAAAAGATCCTAACAACGAATGGTTAATAGAAGCTATAGTCCTTGATTTATTAGAATTAGGCAGAAAAGAAGAGGCTTTACAATTTCTTGAAGAAGCTATAACCAGAATAAGAAAAGAAGAGTTAGTTAACTTTAAAAGAGAAATTCTAAGGCTAAAATGATATTATGACTAATAACGGAGAAAGTTTTGCAAAAATGAATAGTAAAGAAATATAATATTTAATTTCTATTAATTTACCGAGTATTTTCTTTAATAAAGAAAGACATAAAAACTTTAATCTTATATATTGCTAATTTATAAAATCAGTATTTGGAAAAGAGATACTTTATTTATTTCGTAATCTACATAGAGTCTGTAAGGAAGAGTAATAAAATTATTTGATTAATGAAAAATTGCTAATTTATCTTAGTTTAATTAATCATAGAATTATGACAACAGAACTAAAATAATGGATAAGCTTTTTAAAAGACAAGCAAAGTAAAAACCACTAATGTAGAACAATATATATATTAAATATACTAAAGATGTCCAACTTATATAAAGCTCTATTATTTTAGTTAAAGATTACAAAATAAACCCTTAGCTGCACATTCTCAGCTACGCCGTAAAGTAATATAATTACACCTATTGCAATCTAATTACTGATGTAAAATGAAGGGTATAGGAGGACTAAACCCAGTACGTTAGAAATTATTAGCATTGTTTTCCTTCCCAAAACGTCTGATAATACACCGCTATCAAATACGAAAATTGAATCCATCAAGCCCATTAATAACGTTGCTAAAAAACCCAATTGCACCGGTAATATCTCTAACGATTCCATAATAGCTGGAACTAGTATTGCACCAACGTAAAATATGGTTCCTAAAGAACCGGCTAATAAAGTACCTATTAAAACCTCCTTCCAGTATTTCTTAAATAACTCCTTTGAGGGCAATTGCAAAATCTCGTTGTTCTCCTTAACCTTTTCAAAGGCTTTAGTTTCTTCAACTTTTTAGCCTAATAATGAGACCTATAACTGTTAAGAGGAATGAGAGTAGGAATGGTATTCTCCAACCCACATTTAACATAAAAGTTGGGGAAGTCAAAGAGGAGAGGATTAGGAATACCAGGCTTCCCAGAATTAAAGCAATTCCAACAGTGGATTGTATTAAGTTATCTTATGTCAAATAAGTGTCTATTACGAAATAGTATATTATAAAAATGTCCGTGAAATTAAGAAGAGTGAATATGATCAGAATGGTTGTTATTTCTTTAGGTAACTTCATACTACCACTTTGTGTTCAAGTTTCATACTTTTAATAAAGGCTTTATAAGTGTTGAAAACTCGGAAAGTTTTTATTACTTCAGCACATCTCTAAACGTCAATAAAGCAACTATAACATAACCAAGTAAGAGTAGTGAGGCGATTATTACAACGTCCTTTTGTCTTACTACTAGCTCTAGGAAAGATAACGAAATGTTCCCTAAAGCACCGAAAATACTACCTAAGGTAGCGAGTAAGCCGTTATAATATGCGATAATTTCTTTAGGTAACTTCATCTGGAAAATAGGATTTGTAAATGAGCTGTAAAGGGTTAGGAAAAGCCAATAGAATACTATAAGGATCAAGGAAAACTGAGGCTGAACAAAAGCTAGAGAGGCCAGAAGTACTACGGATATAATACCCCTAAAAAATAGAAAAATATAACGCAAACTATTTCTGTATTTTTCCACGTTATTTGTAGTAAAAATTAAAAGTGAAATACTGCCATATACTATAGTTATTGAATAATACACCATGTAATTGAGGATGAAATATGTTTGTGCGAAAAACACCAAGAAGACGGGCAATAATCCGCTTATAAAGTTTGCGAAAAGTATGTCCACGAGAAAGAACATCACTGCCCTATCCTTCTTAATCGCTGAAATCGAAAGGGAGAAAAGGAGTTCCGCATTACCAGTACCTTTAGGGTATTTGATCTTAAAAATTAAAGGAGTGTGTATTAATAGCATAAACAGTCCGAGGACTAGAAGTAAAGTTCTTAAGCCTATTACGAAAAAGGTTAGGTACAAGAACACGATCGCAGAAGCAGTTCTTATAATGTTTACAGCGATCCATACAACTCTGTATTCTGATGAGGAACTTACCAAGTTCCTTAAAACCTTTATGTGATTCGGCCCCTTAAAAGAGTGTATAAGTAGGATTACAGTGTAAGCTAGGAAAATAAAAGCTGGTTCGGAAAGATAAAATAAATAGAAGAGTAAAAAGGAGATTCCGCTCGACAGTGAAAGTATTAGATCGTACCCCCTAGTGTTTACTATATAATCTGATGTCCTATCACGTAAGAAATGCTTAGTAAACCAGCTACCAGTAAGAGGTTTTTAGTCTGTAAGAAAAGGTAAGCGGGGAATGCTACTGAAATAACTATTACGGGTTGTATAAAGTGTTGTAAAAAGTAAAGCCTAACGTTGGTATTAGACAATATCCTACTCGGCTTCGACTCCAACAGCCTCACCTAACTCGTGCAATCTAGGACAGCCCTTACTTAAGGGTGATAAGGATATATTTAGCCCATCTGTGGATCTTAGTTTCATCAATCACTATATTCCCATCTTCTTCTATATAGCCTACTGATTCCTCACCTATCATTACAGTTAGAGGACATTTGAATAATTTACCATCATTTCTTATAATTATAGAAAATGGATACAATGCGTCACATAAATCATCCGTTGCTGGTGTGCCATCAATTTGAAGTAATGTATTTTTATCCGGTCTATTTAAGCCCAGTTGCTCAGCATACATATATAATTCTCGGATTATTTCCATTCTGTTTTTAGGTTCTATTACTTTTAGGTTTTTATCGTTATCTCCACCAGATCTAGTCACTGGGAAAAAAGTGAAGTAATATCTTTTATCTCTGCTAAAGTACTTAGACGCTAGGTCTAAGAATTTCTTAATCGAGTCTATATTATCTGGCATTACGTTTGATCTTATAAATACGAAGAACTTATCATTTACATTTCTCGTTTGAATAAGGTTTTCGAATATCCTATCAAATGTAGGCTTACCATTTAATAATGGTCTGAGTTTATCGTGAGCATCTTTATAACCATCTATTGTAATCTGAAATATTTTTACATTTTTTCTAACAGAATCTTGAATTTTGTTATATCTAAGAGGTAGCCATTAGTTATAATCTCACCAACTATGTCTATTTTATATGTTTTTGCCATTAAATTGGCGAAATCCATAATATCTTTAATAGTTTTAAAATCTAGTAAAAGGCTCTCCTCCATACCATCTGATATGGACTTTCTTGAAAAAACAGTCTTAATATTATTTTCTAGGAATAATTTTATTCTTTTTATTATTTCTGGTGTAGTTAGTATATTTCTAATTCTAAAATGATCATTTTCATAACAATAAATACACCTAAAGTTACACCAACTAGACGGAATAATAATTATTAAAAAATTTTGTTACCTTGCATTTCTATCATATCATCCACCTAGCTTACATATATTTATTTTCGTTACTAGGCTTCATGCGCATATTTATGCTGTCCGTAACGGACAGATATCTATGTTATTAGGCTTCGGAATTTTAAAATCTTGTATATGCCAACATGAACTATATAAACCGCCACCACCTGGACCAGCCTCACACACTATTTCACTCGCTCTCTTCATCTCTAGGTTTTGGTATATTTCTTTATATATTGGCTCGATTTGTGATACATTTTTCATAGACTTTATTCGTTTCGCCCATCGTTATTTAACTTAAAATTTAGTCTTATTTTTTGACATAATACCTTAAGTGTTTTTAGAATCCATAATGAAAAGATTTTTAAATATTTTATTAATAATGATAATTTAGAGTGTGGCGTTCAGTAATAAACCTTTCGGTCAAACTTCAAGCATAGTATTAGCTAACATTGCCACGTGGGTCCTTTCAACCCACGTGGCGATTAAGGGGGAAGGGTTTCTTTAATTATTTGGGCTCATAAGGCTTATTATTATACCAAACACTCCATACAACCCTAGCCAACTTCCTAGCCAAAGCAGTGTATAACTTCCTACCGTGAAGTCTATTCCTATGAGACTCGTAAAACCTCAATAAGGTTAGATTCCTAGAATAATTCACCTAAACCAAAAACAAACTACGCAAATACTTACTACCCCTCTTGGAAATCCCCCTACTTATTACAGCTCTTCCACTCCTCTCAACACCACAATAAGCCACAAAGGACTCTGGTTTAGGAAAACGCCTAATATCACCAACAATACCAATAATAATACCAGCTGCAAGCCTCCCAATTCCCGGGATTGTTAATAAAACGTGATTATCCGGTACTTGTTCCTCGATCATCCTCCTAACTTCTTTCAATCTCTCTTTAATCTCAAGAAGGTTTTTAGCCAGGACTTTGATCTCCTCAAGTACTAGGGGAGTATATTCTAGGTTGTAGAGTTCTTCTTGTGTAAAATCTCCAACCTTTCCTTATTTATCTTATCATTGTCACTTACTAGGAATAGTGCCCTCTTTAGCCTATTCTTGTATTTCGTCTCTATGTCCTTGAGGAAGAGGTAGAGTGTTACTAGTTCTCTTAAGGGGTTGTAATCGTACTCCTTAGCCTTGTTAACCATGTTTTCTAATTTTTCTGCACGTAAAAATCTGTTTTCTTTCCCCTAAACTCCTTTTCTCTTGATAACACGTTTGGGCTGACTTGTAGTACTCTTATCCCTTGAAGTATTGTGAAGGCCTTATTGCGTATACTCCGGTAGGCTCTAGGACTATTGTGCAAGGTTTCATCTTGAGGATTTCCTCATAACCCTTCTTACTGTTCTCGTATCTTCTCACCCTCCCCCTACTTGTAATTAAATGTTCTTTTGATACATCTATTCCTATTACCCCTACCTCTTTATCACACCTATATTCGTGAATTTTATCACAATGTTCAGTCCGATGGTAGGGGTTTGTCACGTCACACTCCGAAGACTGTGCTTCAGATATTGCCTCGACCATGTTTCCTCAGCCGAGGAGAGTATTACCCTCCCCGACTAATATACCACACTCGCAGTGGATTTCGAAATTCAATTTTTTGCAAAACTGTGGGATTGTTATCACTTTCTTTCAACTCCACGGGCGATATGATAGTTACCAATCCTTAAATAGCCCCCACGTGATAATTATAAATGGGCTGAGGCTATGGGTAATAAAGTTTTCACATTTGGTGATATCAGAATTAGGGAAGTTAAGGGAAAGTATTATGTTTACTTAATAGAGAAGGATGAAGACGGTCAGAGAAAAGACCGTTACGTAGGACCTTTAGATAAGGTTGTAAAAATAGCATTGGGGATGTTAGGGGTGTCCCCCTAACACAATGGACCGGCCGGGATTTGAACCCGGGACCTCTCGGGTGCAAACCGAGCACTCTTCCAGGCTGAGCTACCGGCCCAATAAATTAGATTTAACTAAACGATTTAAAATTTTTGTTAAGCTTAACGCATAAAGCATGCTAAATTATAATAGATCTAAATGACCTTGCTAGAGAATAATGGATATTAAAATTTTCTTTTCTTCTTGCAGATTTAAAATTAATTTATTAAGGGAATTAAATGAGTATCAATGTAAGGTTTAAGGAATAAAAGAAAAATATCGGTTTAACTTATATTTCGTGAAGTCTAAAGGGGCTTAAAATGAAATTAAATATCATAAAGCTTAAGTTTCGCCATAAGATACGCATAATAAAAATTAAATTTTACTGATTTTTATTTGATAAATAGAGTAAACTAATGATTTCTTCGATATCGCGGTGCTTTTTATACATATTGGCTAGATGAGGAAAATTAAGCCAGCTTAATATTGAGGTAACATTGAGAGGATTTTCTTTGAAACTTGCAGAGTCATAATCTATTATATAGACCCTATCAGGTTTAACTATCACATTTTTGTAAGGCCTGGCTAATTCCTTATGTTCGATCTTTTTATATTCCAATTCTTTTGCTTTTCTAAGTAAGTCTACTATAACATCTATTTTTTCATCCCTAGTTAAATGTCTTCCATTAACATATTCCATAATTATAAAATTTCTACCGTAATTGTGCACTTTCGGAGCAACTGGGAATGCTTTTATCTGAATCTTAGCTTCTATTTCTAACGTTTCTTTAGGAGAATCACTTCTTCTAATTTTTATTACCTTATTATCATCAACAAGAACCACTATTCCTGTTTTTCCTTTCCCTATAACATTTACCTTACCTAGATTTACAGATCCAAAAGAGTGAAGTTCTTTTATACCGTGTTCTATTAATTCTCTCTCAATATTTTCATCATATCTTGGATAGATAAAATCTCTTACTTTAACCAACTTGGTGTTTTTCTCAGAAATGAGTTTATCCAAGGGTCATCTACTTCCTCATTAAGCCATTGTAATTCATAACTAAACTTTTGCTTAAAGGATAAATTCTTTTTTATTATTTCCTCCACCGTGTACTTTCTTCTCTTAATAGAATATAGCCTACCATCTTCACCAATCCATACGTTCTCGTTTTCTTCTATGAAGTCTTTTACATTATGAAGATAAAAGTAAGGGCCCACATTTAGATAATACTCACCAATGCTCTTGCTTTCCAATTGTATACCAATAGTTATATTCTCAGCATCCCCCCAAGCAGAAATATCAATAACTCTATAGCCTTCATGACTTATCAATGTTTTTAACTTTTCCACATTTCTCCAGACTTGACCCCATACTATATCTTCTACAGTACTTTCCTCAATTTTCACTTTCACAAGAAGAATGTCACCTTTTATTGTTTGCCTACCTGGTTTAGAGGGAAAAAAGAATTCCATAGAAGGTTTCTCAAGATAAATTTTTGAAGCTAAGGCAAAAGTTGCTAAGCTTTTTAATGATACAGCTGATGATGCATTTCTTTTAGGATCTACAGGATCAGGAATAATTAGTGGGGAATCAAATTCCTTCTTTGGTTTCACTAATTCTATTCTAACTGGTGGACGAAACTTTGACGCATTTCTAAGAGCTTCTTTAAATGAACCATAATAGATTATTAAAAGCTCAGTAACATAACCAGAAAACCCTTTAACCTTGATCTCTGCCCCATATACTCCGATTCCTTTCAGAAATTTCTTTAATAGTCTTACTTCATCTCTCCCCTTTTCATCTAAATGAGAAATTACATACTTGGTGTGGAAAGGAGTTCTATCTGCTGCAGTAATCGCTTCTTCTCCAGATTCTATGTCTAAAGCCGGAACTATATCTATCTCGACATCATCAATATTCACTATCAAATAAGGATGTTCAGCATAGGCAATTTTATAGTTTAAATCACGGAATCTTTCTATTAATTCTTTTAAAGCCTTCTCTTTAAGGTACTCTTTACCAACACTTTTAGGGAAAAATATGAAAATATCTATATCAGTATCTCCTTTTAGCCATGTACCTTTCCTGAATGAACCTTCAATTTCAGCATGATAACCCTTTAGTCTATCTAATATAATCTGGGCTTTTTCCCTTAACTTCTCTTCGTCTTCTTTACTAGGTTTTATTCTCTTCAGAACTTCCTCCTCTATTGTCATTAGAGGTCACTTCTAATAATGGATCATATATTGGTCCCTTAGGTGTTAAGGTACTCTTAAATAAAATTATCTTATTAACGACTATTTCTCCAAACTCTGTATTCTGATACTCATTAATCACGTTAACTAAATTCATCATATTTGAAGGACCTTTAACTCTACCAATTGTTAAGTGAGGAGTAAACTCCTTTTCATCTTCTGGTTTAATACCTATGGCTAGTAACTCTTTCAATAAGTTACCTCTTATTGTCCTTAATTGTTGTAGCCCTCCTTCAATCCCTATCCAAACTACTCTAGGTCTAGATAAATTAGGAAATGCACCAGCTCCTTTTAGCTTTATTTTGAAGGAATGAAAATCTATTCTAGCAACAGCTTCTTTTACTAAATCTAATTTATTTTCTTGGATTTCACCAATAAAAACAAGAGTTATATGTATGTTGTATGGTTCAACAAGTTTTACATCAGCACCAGTCCTTTTAACAGCTTCCATAAATTCAAGAACTT from Sulfolobus sp. S-194 encodes the following:
- a CDS encoding hyaluronate lyase; the protein is MSFKISRRDFIKLALTATMIAAPEWDKVVTKAVDMIKNGDVNIIWFEAQACEGNTTAIIQATDPDVVQVLFGASPLVGPGSVKISFWPSLMPQQGEQATAILEAAFRGELNPYVLVLEGSFPDEATARKYNPNNPGYWGMLGDKTLNEWTAMLLKNAVAVLAVGNCASYGGIPSDKVYQPPPFFITPSWSPSPTGAVGFFDDPLRGYEGLLTKIYKQECCSNLQPDASKWAEPFYTFVKNPNVYLDVTPSSSASVKPAIAVPGCPANGNGIMRTLANLVLWAGGLAPLPELDQYWRPLYFFRYTVHEQCPRAAWYASGVFRTQPGEPTAACLFEVGCKGPVSNCPWNKYGWVGGVGGPTRTGAVCIGCTMPGFTDLYEPFYKPLQVPTPSSVTTTAGLIAGGIALGALAAYAEKKMLVKSKEKAK
- a CDS encoding tetratricopeptide repeat protein, producing MEKIIDPSLRIKELQLLINANKKNPWYHFELAQLLELTEPQKALEEYNLSIKLDPHVEDFHYKKALLLQRLGKLEEALKALEWAAVIDYQHALFYYYVIGSMLDREGRFEEAIKAYKKALIKDPNNEWLIEAIVLDLLELGRKEEALQFLEEAITRIRKEELVNFKREILRLK
- a CDS encoding radical SAM protein — its product is MIIIPSSWCNFRCIYCYENDHFRIRNILTTPEIIKRIKLFLENNIKTVFSRKSISDGMEESLLLDFKTIKDIMDFANLMAKTYKIDIVGEIITNGYLLDITKFKILLEKM
- a CDS encoding putative integrase, giving the protein MGNKVFTFGDIRIREVKGKYYVYLIEKDEDGQRKDRYVGPLDKVVKIALGMLGVSP
- a CDS encoding serine/threonine protein kinase, with translation MVKVRDFIYPRYDENIERELIEHGIKELHSFGSVNLGKVNVIGKGKTGIVVLVDDNKVIKIRRSDSPKETLEIEAKIQIKAFPVAPKVHNYGRNFIIMEYVNGRHLTRDEKIDVIVDLLRKAKELEYKKIEHKELARPYKNVIVKPDRVYIIDYDSASFKENPLNVTSILSWLNFPHLANMYKKHRDIEEIISLLYLSNKNQ
- the cca gene encoding CCA tRNA nucleotidyltransferase gives rise to the protein MTIEEEVLKRIKPSKEDEEKLREKAQIILDRLKGYHAEIEGSFRKGTWLKGDTDIDIFIFFPKSVGKEYLKEKALKELIERFRDLNYKIAYAEHPYLIVNIDDVEIDIVPALDIESGEEAITAADRTPFHTKYVISHLDEKGRDEVRLLKKFLKGIGVYGAEIKVKGFSGYVTELLIIYYGSFKEALRNASKFRPPVRIELVKPKKEFDSPLIIPDPVDPKRNASSAVSLKSLATFALASKIYLEKPSMEFFFPSKPGRQTIKGDILLVKVKIEESTVEDIVWGQVWRNVEKLKTLISHEGYRVIDISAWGDAENITIGIQLESKSIGEYYLNVGPYFYLHNVKDFIEENENVWIGEDGRLYSIKRRKYTVEEIIKKNLSFKQKFSYELQWLNEEVDDPWINSFLRKTPSWLK
- the thpR gene encoding RNA 2',3'-cyclic phosphodiesterase, which gives rise to MRLFTAVDIPQFPKVLEFMEAVKRTGADVKLVEPYNIHITLVFIGEIQENKLDLVKEAVARIDFHSFKIKLKGAGAFPNLSRPRVVWIGIEGGLQQLRTIRGNLLKELLAIGIKPEDEKEFTPHLTIGRVKGPSNMMNLVNVINEYQNTEFGEIVVNKIILFKSTLTPKGPIYDPLLEVTSNDNRGGSSEENKT